TTCTTCTAGTGGGCGCTCTGCAGGCAACTCTTCCATGGTTTCGTGGAGGTCGATGTCGTTTACGTTCAAGGGGGCCACCGTGTCATAGTCCGATTCTTGTACTGCTGGTGCCATGCCGCGCTCAAGGGATACCTGAAGGTCCAGTTCCACGATGGTAGTCCATATGCGCCTGCGCATTTCCTGGTTGAACGGTGAGATCTTGGTATACATGCTGGTGTCCCGATGATAACCGGCCAGCATGGCCCGTTTCACAAGGTTTGATGTGGTGAGCCATGCCTTGCTTCGACACATCCCGTGGGCCTTTTGCGCAGTGACCAGAAGCACATGCAGTCGAAGGACCATGATATCTGAGCGTTTGATGTGGGCGTTCTCGATCCACTTGTCCGCATACATGATCCATTCTATAGCAGTATAACACTTGAGGCTCGATCCATTCTTCAGTTCCAGAGTAGAGAAATCTGCAAGATTCCACGCACACgcaaggacgaggagcagctgcaCCACAAATGCCGGGGACACAAGGCTAGGGTTAGATTTCTGCTCCCAGAAAATATCCAATTCCTTGAGGAATGTGGGAATGTGTAAGATCCTATGTATGGACTCAACATGCGTGAGGAACAGAATCACCAACTCATCAACAGCCTGTCGAGACGGAAGCAAGGAAACTAAAGACGCCGCACTAAAGTCTTGAACAGGCTGGTTCAGGACTCTCACTTTCCAGAGACCCCTCGTAACCCTGGTCAGGTCGAACCGAAGAGCTGAAAGGTGAGGGCTAGAAAGCCGGATTTCTTCTGCAAACGATCTGAGATCCGGAAACTGCGCAGAGGTTAGCGGTTTGCCCTAAGTTGTagatagtagtagtagtagtagtaccTGGGCAATAAGGTTCGCAAATATGCCGGATCCATTGAAGCGAGTCTTGGTATCCTTCCCTCGCATCATGATCCTAGGCGAAAGATCCAGCGACTGGGATGGTGATACCGGGGGCTCATCGTCCTGCACCGAGTCGGCCTGCGAGTCGGAGTTCGCAGTATGATGTCTGTTGCGGTGCAAGAGTTCAGCACCGTTCACGAAATCCTGGTTGACCGCGGCTTTCGGCGCCCCCAGGACGGTTTCCAGGAATCGATCGCGTTTTTCCTCGCCAGGATGTGCAGTCGTCGAATTGGTTAGTTGAGGCCGAGCCGACGGCTTGCTTATCGCCGAGTCTGGGGTCGGGTGGGCAGCAGCCGGCCGATCGGCCAACTGCATCTGTGTCGCAGCTGTAGTGGCTGCAGGCGTCCGGTCGGGGAAAGACGAATCCACCGTGCTGGGTTGCTGCCACAGAAAGCCATCTTCGTAGGAGCATTTGGTGGGCGCTTTGCTCTTCAGGCACCGGCCGCACGTCGGATACTCGCGGTCACACTTCAGTTTCCTGCTGCGGCACTGCGAACAGGCAATCGTGCGCCGCCTTCTCTTGCGCacgcgctgctgctgcgggggCTGGATGTCCGCCATCGTCCGCTCGCTAAGCCTGCATTGCCATCCCGGGTGGACATCGGGCGTGACTTTTGACTTTGAGAGCGAGCGTGGTCTCTGTTCAGTTCAACGGCGGCTTACGTGTGTCTGTCGGCCCGGCCCTCTTAGCCTGATCGGGAAATACTGTCCGTCGCGGGCAATCCGCAGTCCGACGGTTCCACCTCTATCAACATACAGGGACAATATATACTCCGCGTTGGATACCATTGTGCCTTGATGGTGTCCAGAATTGCAGTGCCTACTTACTGTTAACCACTATCTCCGCGTGGTCAGGACTGCCAATGTCGGCCCATGCTCATGCTGTCTGCCGAACTAGGTGACCTTCGAATAAGCGACTTTGTACCCAATCTACCCAGCAGATGCCCGAACAGCTCTATACAGAGTATGTATAGGCCTCTATCTCAGCCACGTGAGTCCTGTATatctgcaggctgcagcggcATAAGTCCGGCAACAGTTACTCCGAACAAGACAGTGAAtgagagaaagaaaacaaattGATAACGCCAAAAGTAGGCAGAGATATTCACTGCCGTTTATTATTGGAACACTCTTTCGCCCCAAAGCTTAGGCAGAAGCTGTACTTCTTTCAGTCTTGCCCATTGTCTCGGAGATAGTCCTCGGGGTATTCGGCGTTAGACAGCCCCGAGGTATCgctaagatatatagcttaCTTTCCCGTCAACAACGGTCAGATTCAACAAAACCTTTAATTTTTACTCTGGAATATTATCCGCTGGCACagataagtaatatactCGACACTCTTCCGAAAGCAAGGAGCACCGCACAATGTTACGGTCACTTCTCTCCGTAACCGGCCTCCAACGCGACAACTACATTTTCCCCACTGTTGACTTAAAAGAAGATGGGCCGGACTGCAAGAAAGACTGCGCCGACTGCACAATAAACTACCCATCCAAAGTAAAGGTCGAGACCTCGCGACCACTCTACGGCCATATCAAAGAGTTCCACACGCACGTCCTAGTTGCGACAGGGCAGTCAGACTGGAAGGAGAAAGTCGAGAATGAACGTGGGAGCTTAATGGAAGCTTTCAACGACTCCCATGGGTCTAAGCATGGCGTAAGTACCTGATGTTCGTGCTTTTATTGCCGTCGGCAGTATTAACCGCAACCAACAGCGGATGATGGTTTCTGCGTCAAATCTGAGATCGCCAGAGGACGACGGAGGCAGCGATACTAAAGGGCACGGAGCttccgttcttcttctgccgtcATTTACGTTCGTGGATTCGGTAGCCACAGGCGATGTCACAGAGGTTATTGACCGTTTCATCGACGCCCCCTTATCGAAAAGTTCTTCAGATGCGACAGTCACCCAACTTCCCGACTCCGGATTGAAATCCCGGCCGTGTGAATATGATTACGTTGTGCTCCTCTGCTCGCATAAACGGCGAGACGCACGGTGTGGAATTACAGCGCCTTTAATAAAGCGCGAACTCGAACGGCATCTTCGACCCCTTGGGCTGCATCGTGACGCAGATGACGAGCGGCCTGGAGGTGTGGGTATTTTCTATGTTTCCCACGTCGGCGGGCATAAGTTTGCGGCGAACGTATTAATCTATCGCaagaaagagcagcagatgaTTTGGCTAGCGAGAGTTCGGCCTGAACATTGCGAGGGAGTTGTCAACTATACGCTTTTGCAGGGGAAGGTGGTGCACCCTGATTCTCAGTTGCGAGGAGGGTTTGATCGGCTGAAAGGGTTGACAAGTTGGTGAATGTGGAAAGTGGGAAAGTTAATTGGTATTATCTACTACATTGGATACCCAGTAGTGTTATAGAATAGTCCTAATGCTACTTAGCGAGAATTCATGGATGGCATCGGACTTGTTGTTCGGCGTAAGTAATTGCTGGTGCTCTATGTCAGAACAGATATGACTATAAGAAAAGACAATAGAAGGAAGGCTCAAACAAATAATTTGGAAAAATTTCCAAGCAAAACGAATTATAGATAACTAAAAGGTGATGGCACCTTTTTACGTCTCAGACATAGGGCTCGGCTTAACCGGCTCTTTCTTTCCGTTTTGGGAATAACCGACGGAGATAAGAgcatctcatcctccagctcatcgtCATCTCGCTTCCCTGCTACATCTCCCCCTCAAATATGCGGACGCGCATTCAATATTCATTTTGAGATGTAATATTCATCATAATGGAATCGGTCATAATCGCGCCGGAGAAGCAGCGCAGGCGGCCAAAAGTCTCATGTATTCTCTGCCGGAAGCGCAAGACCCGATGTAATCGAGAAAGACCCTGCAGTAGCTGCAGACGCTCTAGAACAGGGAACTGTGTTTACGAGGACGTCAGCCCTTTTCCTTCCAGTCCAAGACATTATCCGACTCCTGAGTCGCAAGGACCGATACGCCTCGGTGATGTATCCAGCTCTTCAAGCCACCCATCGCAGACACAGGCGACTAGCTGGTCAGATGCATCGAAGTCTAGCGAGAACGTTAGTCAAGATTACGAAAAAGCGCAATTAAAGCGCAGAATTCGACAGCTTGAGGATCAACTGTCCCATGCGGTTCCAGAGCCTGTCAATGATCCAGCTCCGGATTCCAACTACACAAGGTGCTTCGGCCTGGCGGGAAGAACCTTCCGTCTCCTTTACAAAAGAGGCGCACCGGAGCAACCTGAGCCTATTGCTCATAATCTTAGTCACAAGTCGCGTCTATTTGGTCAAAGCCATTGGGTTGTTAGCGTTGCGTATCTGGTGAGTACCGACGCCGGCCCAGCAAGGACTAACTGACAAGCAATCAGATTCTTGACTATTTCAACATACTAGATTCCTATGTACAAGACCAACGATCGGAAGGTTGGGCTGGTATAGAAAAGTGCAAATTAATAGCCAGGCGCATTAAAATGCGACGGGCACCTCCGTGGCCCTCACCACCGACCTCCGAATTGCCCTCTCGAACCATTTCTGATGCGTTGGTCCACCAATATCTCCAGAAGACCGAGTCGCTCTATCGGATTTTGCACATCCCTACATTTCGTAGGGAATATGAGGAATTATGGGTTCCCGGGAAAGCGAGAGACATAAATTTCTTGATTCAATTGAAGCTAGTGTTAGCAATCGGCGCGGTTACTTATGATGACCAGTTTTCGTTGCGGACGTCTGCCATCCGATGGGTATATGAGGCTCAGATTTGGATATCTGGACCAAAATACAAGGCGAGGCTGAACTTTCAAGCCATGCAGACCAATCTGCTCCTTTTGTTTGCGCAAGAACAGGTTGGAGTCAGTGGGGATTTACCGTGGATCTCTGCGGGTGCTCTTCTTAGAAAAGCAATTTATATGGGCCTACACAGAGACCCAAGTCACCTACCCCAGAGAACGTTGTTTGAAGTTGAGATGCACCGACGGATTTGGAATACCATTCTTGAACTGAACATCCAATCCAGCTTAACTTCCGGGGGGCCCGTTTTGATTTCCCTTGACGACTTTGATACATCGCCTCCCCGTAATTTCGATGACGATCAGCTTGAGGTTCAGAACCCAATACCAAGCTCGAGTGAAGAAATGACACAGACGTCTTTTGCAATAGCGCTACGCAGGACCTTTCCCCCACGCGTCGCAGTGGTCAAGTTCCTGAACGATCTCAGTTCTCATGGCACCTACAAGGAGACGCTTCAGCTCGATGCAAAGCTGCGCACAGCATATAGGGAGCTTGGTCGAACTCTCCGAGCATGCAAAAAATCAACCGGTAGTTCATTGTCTTCCCACTACGAAACTAAGGCAGTCGATTTTCTTATGCACCGATATTTTTGCGCTCTTCATATTCCCTATTTTGGCCCAGCACTGCGCGGAACGACTTATGCCTATTCACAAAAAGCGGTGGTTGAATCGTCATTGAAGTTATGGAGAACCGCATGGCCGGCATCAACTACTCATGCCAGCGATACAAATCTCTTCGATGATAGCGATTTCCCTAGATTAATTGCATGCAGCTCGGGCTTTTACCCAAGTGCCACCATTCATGCTGCGGCTATTATTGGGTTGGAGCTCCGGTCACAACTGCAGGAGGACAACATATGCCCGGCTCCCTTGCGGCCAGACCTGCTTTCTGTGCTGCAGGAAGCCAAGGAGTGGTGTCTGAAAGTGATGGAGGCCGGCGAGACGAGCGTCATGGGTTACTTGCTCATAAGCCTTGTCGCAGCAGATGTCCAAAGGATTATGGGCGGTTTTGGAGAAGACAAGATACCAGAATTGTTAATCAAGGCTGTCGAAGAAGTAGGAGAGAAATGCTTGCCGATATTAGAACAAATGGAAGCTATCCAAGACCAGTCAACGGATTTAGCAGATGAGCTTCATCGTGCTACGCCGGCGGACATAACTGAGGACTGGGACTTCATGGTGAGTATAATCGCTGTCTTACAAATTTTCGTTCTTTTGCTCATGGATACACTAGACCTCTGATGCGtttctcgatctcggcgGCACCGAACCGATGAGTTGGATATTCAATGACGACTTCAACCCAGGCATGCCATTGTTCTAGTCCGCTGTATCCGAACAGGGATGTTCGATATATGATTCGGTTTTTCACGCAGGCAGTGCCAGCTTTCCACTGATTTCTCACCTACTCTGCCTTCATGGGCCTCCGTAACACAACTCTCGAAATGCACAGGAATATCTCGATGCCTCCTCGAAAACATCCAGCCTTGAGCTGAGTTGAAACACTGTGGAGACTCACGTTCCCACCCCAGCAGGATGCTGCTCGTTTCCTCCATATATAATAACAAGCGACCAGACTTTACCTCTAGACTTAGTGTCAGGGCTAGAGGAAACTCGATTTCACTACTGCACAGCCCGTTTTGCGGATTTTggtttaaataataattcaGGGAAATCATAAAAGTTGAAGATCTATTAAGTTGTAAGATAAAAGTAAGGTATAGGTTGTGCAAGAGCTCGACGCGCTACGTCACCCACGCTAGCCACCCGCGTTAATTGATTTCCACGCGATCAACAACCAGACCAAACTATCATTGCGACACCAGGGTGCTTCTCAGCTTTCCTAAATCGCAAAAAAAACcgctttaataataactatattatcCGGCGCACTGTTACCCCGAAATGCAATAATGgccgctgttgctgtctcGGAGATCGCGGCACACGCGGCAACCCTGCGCGCGGAACTgaaggagtgggagaggGAATTTGCAGCAGCCAACGGAGGCAAAAAGGCAGGACGAGGTGATATCAAAAACGCTCCTGAAATTGGTATGCTACTATTGCGCGTTTTGCACCCATTTTAGAGCTCATAAACCTGGCCTAACCGTGTCCAATCCAGCCGCAAAATACAAGGAATACTCGCGCCTAAAAGCCCAAGAATCGTCCTCGGGCAGCCAGAAGGAGAACGAATTACCGGACTCGAAAAATAATGAATCCGGAGAACGattgaagaagcgcaagcaCTCCTCACCTAATGGACCAGAGCATGGCCAGGGCCACGGCCAGACTACGTCTACGCCGCggaaaaagggaaaagacATCTTTCAGACACCCTCAAAAGCGAGAACAGCACACCCCGCGAATGTTGACCCTTATGACTCTCCCTCCGTGCTCCGGAGACTCTTCAGCCCCTCGACGCATATGCAATCTTCGTCCCCGTTAAAGACGGCCATCGGACCAACCCCGCAACGAGATGGCAAAGCACTCGGTCTCTTCGATCTCCTCTCCGAGTCGGGAGGCAGCACCGCGACGCCTTCCGCGACCCGGATAGCAAGCGTCAAGGGTATGTCGGCGCAGACGCCCTCAAAGAAACGCAAGACAATGGATACAATcgcggagggagaggaggacgaggaagaaagtaCACCGCGAGGGGAACGCACACCTGCTTCATCAGGGAAGATATACGATCTCTCGGCTCTCTTCGCGACCCCGACGGCTTGGAAATATTCCTCtattgtcgaggatgaggcttCAAAAAGCGCATATAGGAATAACAGGGCGAGTCAGTCAAACCCGCAACCTCCTACGGATACCGACCCCGCGAAC
The nucleotide sequence above comes from Aspergillus puulaauensis MK2 DNA, chromosome 3, nearly complete sequence. Encoded proteins:
- a CDS encoding putative C6 transcription factor (COG:S;~EggNog:ENOG410PKZB;~InterPro:IPR036864,IPR007219,IPR001138;~PFAM:PF00172,PF04082;~TransMembrane:1 (o306-326i);~go_function: GO:0000981 - DNA-binding transcription factor activity, RNA polymerase II-specific [Evidence IEA];~go_function: GO:0003677 - DNA binding [Evidence IEA];~go_function: GO:0008270 - zinc ion binding [Evidence IEA];~go_process: GO:0006351 - transcription, DNA-templated [Evidence IEA];~go_process: GO:0006355 - regulation of transcription, DNA-templated [Evidence IEA]), giving the protein MADIQPPQQQRVRKRRRRTIACSQCRSRKLKCDREYPTCGRCLKSKAPTKCSYEDGFLWQQPSTVDSSFPDRTPAATTAATQMQLADRPAAAHPTPDSAISKPSARPQLTNSTTAHPGEEKRDRFLETVLGAPKAAVNQDFVNGAELLHRNRHHTANSDSQADSVQDDEPPVSPSQSLDLSPRIMMRGKDTKTRFNGSGIFANLIAQFPDLRSFAEEIRLSSPHLSALRFDLTRVTRGLWKVRVLNQPVQDFSAASLVSLLPSRQAVDELVILFLTHVESIHRILHIPTFLKELDIFWEQKSNPSLVSPAFVVQLLLVLACAWNLADFSTLELKNGSSLKCYTAIEWIMYADKWIENAHIKRSDIMVLRLHVLLVTAQKAHGMCRSKAWLTTSNLVKRAMLAGYHRDTSMYTKISPFNQEMRRRIWTTIVELDLQVSLERGMAPAVQESDYDTVAPLNVNDIDLHETMEELPAERPLEEFTDCSFQAALSQSLPLRLKACALMHSPRIRCRYEDILRLDWELNRYMSKIPNWQVPDLGNIQTADKVTLTKYMLENKIGLSLLSIHTPFAIEAAREPLFAPSARSRLELVTMILSTQKRLHETSMPLSLSNLGDWTVQAYCSVCQLLHESASIRSTNSVSLINTLPGIPESLISLVEVARACMETHLLSVIKGAKDYFFMSTILALAKAKIWPVQAAVYKQEVVQRVILFAQTLFTRHANCAHLGELGMGSFKTNQVPGLDSFHAVPSQFMAEPSVALPDDFGLMPPGDLDPFMEAFDWGDMTGFAFE
- a CDS encoding sucrase/ferredoxin-like domain-containing protein (COG:O;~EggNog:ENOG410PIKD;~InterPro:IPR009737,IPR036249;~PFAM:PF06999), which translates into the protein MLRSLLSVTGLQRDNYIFPTVDLKEDGPDCKKDCADCTINYPSKVKVETSRPLYGHIKEFHTHVLVATGQSDWKEKVENERGSLMEAFNDSHGSKHGRMMVSASNLRSPEDDGGSDTKGHGASVLLLPSFTFVDSVATGDVTEVIDRFIDAPLSKSSSDATVTQLPDSGLKSRPCEYDYVVLLCSHKRRDARCGITAPLIKRELERHLRPLGLHRDADDERPGGVGIFYVSHVGGHKFAANVLIYRKKEQQMIWLARVRPEHCEGVVNYTLLQGKVVHPDSQLRGGFDRLKGLTSW
- a CDS encoding uncharacterized protein (COG:S;~EggNog:ENOG410PJ07;~InterPro:IPR036864,IPR007219,IPR001138;~PFAM:PF00172,PF04082;~go_function: GO:0000981 - DNA-binding transcription factor activity, RNA polymerase II-specific [Evidence IEA];~go_function: GO:0003677 - DNA binding [Evidence IEA];~go_function: GO:0008270 - zinc ion binding [Evidence IEA];~go_process: GO:0006351 - transcription, DNA-templated [Evidence IEA];~go_process: GO:0006355 - regulation of transcription, DNA-templated [Evidence IEA]), giving the protein MESVIIAPEKQRRRPKVSCILCRKRKTRCNRERPCSSCRRSRTGNCVYEDVSPFPSSPRHYPTPESQGPIRLGDVSSSSSHPSQTQATSWSDASKSSENVSQDYEKAQLKRRIRQLEDQLSHAVPEPVNDPAPDSNYTRCFGLAGRTFRLLYKRGAPEQPEPIAHNLSHKSRLFGQSHWVVSVAYLILDYFNILDSYVQDQRSEGWAGIEKCKLIARRIKMRRAPPWPSPPTSELPSRTISDALVHQYLQKTESLYRILHIPTFRREYEELWVPGKARDINFLIQLKLVLAIGAVTYDDQFSLRTSAIRWVYEAQIWISGPKYKARLNFQAMQTNLLLLFAQEQVGVSGDLPWISAGALLRKAIYMGLHRDPSHLPQRTLFEVEMHRRIWNTILELNIQSSLTSGGPVLISLDDFDTSPPRNFDDDQLEVQNPIPSSSEEMTQTSFAIALRRTFPPRVAVVKFLNDLSSHGTYKETLQLDAKLRTAYRELGRTLRACKKSTGSSLSSHYETKAVDFLMHRYFCALHIPYFGPALRGTTYAYSQKAVVESSLKLWRTAWPASTTHASDTNLFDDSDFPRLIACSSGFYPSATIHAAAIIGLELRSQLQEDNICPAPLRPDLLSVLQEAKEWCLKVMEAGETSVMGYLLISLVAADVQRIMGGFGEDKIPELLIKAVEEVGEKCLPILEQMEAIQDQSTDLADELHRATPADITEDWDFMTSDAFLDLGGTEPMSWIFNDDFNPGMPLF